TCACTCTTCAGCTTACTGAGGGATGCTTTGAGATCAGTCAAGTTATTCACAGCAAGTAACATATCTAAAGGTTTACCCTGAAGAGACTGACTTAGCTTCTTTGTTACACTCAACATGTTCTTCTGCACCACCGTCGACAGGATGAACTCAAAGTTTCTGATCGCGTCGAAGAATTGTGACGCTTGCTGCTGGTTTGCAGTACTTCCCTCCcccttcagctcattcaaacaCAGCATGACCGCTTCTAAAATCTCTACCATCACCTCGTGCATGTCGTGACTCTTCTCCCAGTTTTTAATGAGTTTGTCTCTCAGCTCATTTCCCTTTCCCTCATCGTGCTGGAACACGTGGATGATCATGTCTTCCAGTTTGTTCTGGTGTTCTGCATCCTCTGTGAGCCAGTGTAATATTTTACCAATGAGAActgctccatctgctgcttcttcagagGGAGACGATCTAGCCAGCCATACATTAAGAGACAAAGCAGAGCTGACACTTCTTACAGCCTGGGGGTATTTCTTAGCTATGGCTAAACTTACAGCCCTCATCTGAGCTCCTACCTTACCAACACTCAGCAAGGCCTGTCCTCTACAATACTCCATGTTGAGGCCCCACTTCTCAGACAGGGCTGTCTCAATAGCATCTGCAAGGACAACAGGGTCTTCACCAAAAGGGATAAAAGCCAATGTTTCCTCACACTGGATGTCCTCTTTGTTTAAGTACCTGATGCACAACGGCACATAGAGCTCACCGTCAATTTCAACAGCTTGCTCGGTTATAATTGTGAAAAACTGAGAGTCCCAGAGTTCCTTGAGGATCTGCTCGCGCAGCTGTGGCTCATAAAAAGACACTGCTTTTCTTGGTCCTTGAACGACCTCCAGCATCACGGCATTATCAGCCAATTTCACCTCTCCATCGGTGGGCTTCTCTGCTACAATGGAGTCATACGATTCTGTTGGTGTTGCTGGTTTTTCTTTAATGCCTCCtgatttaaagaataaaaataaaggttaatgccacacaaacaaaactatcCGCTGCCAAATTTATCATAATTAGAATGAAAATTTTTTATTAAATTGCCGTGAATGCACTTACCACTGTCCAACTTAAGTCTCTGTAAAGTTCCCATCACCTAAAAAATATATGGCAATGATTAGGAAGGCAGTAAAAATGCTGTAATTTTGTTCCCTTGTACAACATGGTATAGTCAACAAATACGAACTGTTTTATATTTACCTGGGAAAGACACGGACTGCTCTCTGGATCAACCTCCATACACTTCTCAATTACCTCTGGCAGTCTCTGTAGAGTTGTACAGTGAGACAGGAGCATCACATAATCCATTCTGCTGCCCTTGCAGACAGTGTTTTTTAATAGATCCCTCATGGAATTCAGAGTGGTCTTCATCAGGTCACACTCCATACTGACACTAGGCAGGACAGCCACTAGCCTGAGCAGTAAGGTAACAGTTGGGTGGTTCTTTGACTCAGGATGGGCAAGTGTTTCAGCGATGGATGTTGGAGGAGCAACATCCTGGTATTTCTCTCTCCAGACAGAGGCCCAGGCGTTGATCTCCTGCTCGGCTGCTTCAGGCTCAGGAAGATCTGTAAGGTAGAGGCTGAATGGCTTGTCTGTGGACTCTGACAGAATGGGATTGCAGGAGGGCAGCAATGACAGAACTGACAGGGCCTTCAAGTGGCTGTCTGAGAAGCTGTACTTCATTTCATCAATGAGACTTCTGAGGAGAGGGACACTCAGATTTTCTCTGTAATATATCTCCGGAGATTCATAGCTGTCGGCTTCCTCCGAGAAGCACACTTGTTCAGGAGCTACCTTGGTTGCTAGCTGGAATGCCTGCTCAAACCAAGTGGAGTGAACAGTGCTcacattttctaacattttgaTAAGAGTCTCTATGATTGAGGGGATTTTTTCCACTTCACAGAGAATATCAGCAGGGTTTCCACAGCGAAAGACAGTGCTACAGTTACGAAGAGGAGCACACGCATTCTTCAAAATCACAAGGGTGACAATGAAATCCATATTTCTCAGAGCGGTTGACAGAACTTGTGCATGCATCGATTTGGAGCCTATGGCACTAGAGCTAACAGTATCTAGACAGCTGAGAATGCCCTCTAATGTGTCAGCGAGTATGTCAAAGAagtcctctctctttttccacctCGAGCAGCATGTTTCTGGTATTTCTTCCAGGGCCTCTCTTGGCATACTCAAAAGCCCATCAACAGCCTGTGCTAGCTGTTCCTCCAGACAAGGCGATTCatcaaaaaacagcagcagatcttCAGTGATGTCCAGCATTTTTACTACCGAAGGACACGGCACACTTCTTGCCAGCCAATGGGCAAGGCCACAAGACTCACTGGGTGTTACAACAGAGAGTGGATAATTCTGCAGGAAATCcaaagacattttcttcacGCTTTGAAAACCCGAGCCCAAGTGCATGAATGCTTGCCCACGACACTGAGACATTGGTAAGCCCCAGTCTTCAGTGAGAATCTTCGCCAGGTTATTCGCTTGTGCATCGACATGACAGCTTTCATCAAATGGTAAGAAACCCATGAGCTCCACTTTTGGAGCAGATTCTCCAACATACCGGACAAAAACAGGTAGGTGTGTCTTGTCAGCAATTTTCACAGGTTTGTCTGTGATAAGTGAGAAGAATGGCGATTCCTGTATTTCCTTGAGTATGACATCTCTGATTCCATTTATGAGGAGGTTCACCATTTCATCATCACCTACACAAGGTGTGCATTTGCTCTGACTTCCAAACCAGTGGCACAAACTGAGCTCCTGGATGAAAcactctctgtcctcttctcctAGGTCAGAGAGACTGCTATTCTTTTTTCCCAGTAGTGCAGCCTGTCTGAATACCGTCGCCATGCTTTGACGATTATCTCCTGAGTGCCCATTCTCATCTGCTGGTTTCATGTCTTGGTCCTCAGTCTTGTCAGGAGATTGCTGAATGTTGGGctcttcagcttcctctttgTCACAGTCAACTAAATACATcagggagaaaaacagacaacacaacagcGGTtatgacaaacacagaaattatGGCAACTTAGTATGGACATGAGTTATGTTATGTGTCATTTCTTGGGAGTTGTTGGTAAATGTACtgaaaaaaatctcaacaaCCATACCGTCCATATTATTTTCAGAGTTCCTGATGAAACTTTTGGATTCCTTGTCCTGTGAATATATCCAGATAAATCAAATTAGTTCAACATTCATGCATTCAATAAAATacagagaataaaatgagaataaacTAGAAATGTAACAGTCATTTTCATTGAAGTATTCAAGCACGTACCAGACAGATACCCTCCAAGGCTTGTGGAGTAACCTTCAAACACTGAGTCACCATGTGGTCCAGGTCTCTACTGAAGTCCGTGcccacctgcagcagagccAAACACGCGGACCTGTCTTTGGGATTTGTATTCCTCAGGTACTCCTGGAACTTCTTGTGGCGCATCACAACACCACAGTCTTCCAGTGCTGTGCTGGGTAGTACAGACATAATCCTCAGCAGCGCATTGATGTTCCCAAAGTACTGCATGAGTGGCAGACGTAATGTGTGAAATATTGAGCTTGGTATGGTCACAGATGCAACTTTGGTCTTCCACGTTACTCTCCAACAGCACAGCTCTGTGAAGAAGTTGTCAGCATCAGGAAGATCACTGCTGTAGAGAGGAGGCTTTGACTTCAAGCTCTCAAACATGTAGCTCACTGTGACTGAGCATGGAACAAGGGAGAGGAAGTTCAGAGCTTCTTTGTGGTCCTCTGAGAAATGGTCCTTCACGGCATTGATAAGGTTATCTACAAGGGGAACACTTAACCCATCTTTGTAAAAACCGACTGGCTTTATCATGCCATCTCTTGGCAAAGAGTTTTCAGGCACTTCAATCTGCACTCTTAGACTCTGTGCCATTGCACAGGCCTCATCAAACCAGTTCTGGTGAAACAccttcatatttgtttttactcgGTTCAGAGTGGCCACAATACCGCTGATTTGGCAAAGCTGAGATGCAGCACTGAAGTGGTCCTTCTGGAGACCTGCACTCAGCTCTCTGGTAAAGGAAGATGCATTCTTCAGGACCACCATAGCAATGATGAAATCAAATTCCATCACCTTGCGAAGGAGTGCCCCAGCTTGTTCAGACAAAATGGCTTTCCATCTCTGCGGgttgtttttgattttctcaAGACATTCAACCAGGGGCTCCAGCATCTGCACAAACGCCTCATAAGAATCATGCTTCTCTTGCCAAAAGGCACAGAACTTCCCCTGGAACTCTTGGACCTTTTCATAGCTCTCTCTCAGACCAAAGGCTATTACATGGTCTAGCTGTTTTTGTAGAGTAGCACTGCTgccaaaaaacatcaaaacctCTTCAAATGTATCCAGGGCTCTCTTAATAGCAGGCACTGGGATGGATTTTGACCACCATGTGTTGAAAGAGTAGGAAGAGCAGTGTGTGCTTATAGCAAGAGGATGCTTCTCCTGGACTTTGCAAGCAAAGGCTTTCAGCTTGTAGGAAACATCACCAGATCCCAGGTATGCTTGACCTCTGCAGTTATTCAAATCAAGACGCCACTCGACTGTTACTATTTCCAGGAGACGCTGTACCATAGCATCACAGTCAAGATCTGCCTCAAGGAATCCCATCAACTCCAATCGCATTACATCAAAACTGTCCACAAACCTCAGGAAAAGTGGAAGATAGTCTTTCTCCCCCAACTTCACTACACAGTCAATGAACAAGGAAAAGAATGAACTCCCCACTTCCATGAGGATTCCCTCCCTGACGGCATTCTCGCATACAGTGAGTActtctttcatttcagactTGGTCACATACTCAACCTCTCCATCCTGAGCGGAAGTGTCACTATGTTGCTTACTTTGACTGCTGTATGCAGCCGTCACTGCAGCCTGCAAAGCAGATTTAAGAGCTTCTCTATCAGTCTCTGCACACTTCATCTCCACAAGCCTTTCAGCATCCATCTCTAGGTTTATGAGTTGTAATTCTTCTTCAGTGTCCTTCTCAGCATGGTTCCCATGGGACGCCACTGAAATAAGAGGTGGGAATAGTCCTGTAAACTGAGGCTGAGTCTAACTGAGTTGTGTGATTAACCAAAATTGCAGCATGCTGAAATGGTAAATAAATAACTTCAAAGTCATCTCACCTTGGGGAGGCTTCTCCTTTGTGTCATCATCCTGTGAAACGCAAGAAGTACAATGTAATTTCAGATAAAACAGTTGTTTTATCACTAAAGAGGGCAATGAAATTCCAATAGTACCCCGCATATGAAAATCTACTCACGATTTGCAGCAACTGCAGGATGTCTGGATGCTTCTGGACATATGAATCCACCATTTGTTCAACATTGAAGTGCACATCTTGGTTCACATAGACATATGCCATTCTGCATTGTCTTTGGTCCACTGGTGTGGCTCTCAGGTAGGAGTGGCACCGCTCTAGTACCATATGGTACTGGCCATACACATCTGCCTCTGCATTTACACATGGAACAGTGCCCAACACCCTCAGCAAGCTCTGCACATTCGGGTAAAACCCAATATCGGGAATCTTGAGTGTAGCAAACACTGTGGTTGGTAGGATCCTGCGCTTGCTTGCATGCCTCCATTTCACTTCCCAAGAACCAAGCTCTTCGTAGAATGTGTCAGGCCTAGCCAGGTTGTTCAAGTTGGCATCTGCTACTTTATCCCTGCGAATGCTGAAATTGTGGTCAGCCATGTAAGATGGCACTAACGAGAGCCATCGGAGAATCCTCACCATCTCTGTGCTGAATACTCTCTTCACCTCTGCAACAAGATACTGCAAGATAGGCCGGCTCAGAGTTTCTCTGTAAAAGTCGTCCAGTGGTGTTTCAGTTGTGTTTCCTTGGTCCAGCTCTGGTTTAGTGACCTCCACTCCCAGCTTCTTTGCTCTGCCAACTGCATCAGAAAACCACTTCCTGTGGAATATTGCAAGCTCCTGTTGGTATTTGCTTACCAGCTTTAAGGCATTGGAAATTGTGTACTGCAAGGTACTGCTGATGCTAATTATTCCCCTGAGACTCGAGTTGAGTATgctcacacagcagagggtgttCTTCAGAACAACCAGTGTGATGATGAAATTGAAATTCTTCAAAACTGGCTTGAGCTTGGCCATCTGCTCAGCAGTATCTTCATCCACCTTTGAAATCATCTCATTGATGCAGTTCAGGAATGGCTCCAGGATATCTAACATGGTCTGGAAAGCATCAGTGCCATATTCCCAATTCTCACTGACAGCTGCCTTGATCCTGTCTGCTTCCCCTTTTACATGCCCGTATGTCATCTGGATATTTCCCTCCAATCTTTTGCACAGCTCTGGTGTTCTCCTGAGTAACAAGGCCACCTCCTCTACAGTGTCTGCAACATTTTGAATGGAGGGCACAGGCATGCAGCGAATAATCCATATGTTGAAGGCATATGGGTCACTCGGTGACAGAACTACTTGTGGAAACTCTTGCAGAATCCTGCAGGTAAGGTCTCGCATTTTCTGACATATACTGCCCGTAACCAGATAAGTGAGTCCTCTGCAGTGCTCCATCCTCAGGCCCCATTTGTTTCGCAACTCTGAGAGAAGCATGTAAAACAGATTCTCTGCATCCATGTCACATGGTAAGAACCCAATGAGGTGCTTTTGTGGGAACCCATCTACTGTGACAGACCTGATGAAAACTGGGATCTGCTCCTTTCCCTCTATGTTCGTCACATCCTGAAGCAGAATGGAGAAGAATCGTGCCAATCTGAGGCTGTTTTGGATCTCCTCTCGCATAAGGTCTTCACTGAACTGGAATATTTCTTTCTTGTCAATTTTCTCTACACATATACGATTTAGAGCCTGCTGACCTCTTGTACCCCCAATTGGCTCATCAGTGTTTGCGCCATTGATGCTGAATCCAGTCAGTGCCAGGATTTCCTTGAAATAGACTTTCAGAGTCTCTTTTGCTTTAGAGCTGGCTATATCCTCTTGGGTTTGGTTGTCTTTTTGCAGTTCAGGTGTTGCACTGTTCTCTCCAGATACTTCTCTCATTCCTTCAGGGACTTCTTCTGTGGttattgtgttttctgagggagagaaaaaaacgaATGAAAGGCTGAGATGATTCAAGTGAATATTTACAAGGGctaacacattttaacacagccTAAAACTCAAGGGGTTCAAATATGCTGAAGAATGAATTGAACCTGTAACTataccttttgttttctttacagaTGTAGGTTCCTCTTCCGACTAGGCAGATGGAAAGGATAAATACAGATTTGCACTTTTAGTGTTTAAATGTCTGATAAAAAAAGCTAAGCAGAGTTATTTAACCACTGAATGGTAGACTTACAGGGTCTCTTGCTCGTTTCCTGTTGCAGGCTGATTGATTATTTGTAGACATTGTAAAGTCAAATATTGTTGGAACAGCATCTTCCCTTAAGACACAACTGGAGGcgctctgaaaaacaaaaaagcagtaGATCATAACTTTTATGCTTATCCTCAATATTGAATGCAAAGTAGAAATTTCCCAATGACAAGTTCACtctatatttgtttgtttattaagaTCGCAGCAGCTATCCTCTCTGGGGTCTACTTTTAACATGACAAAACgtggcaaaacaaaaatacacattttaatgcacatCTGAggtaaataaaataacatcacacacacatatcaaatattaaaaaaatacacaaaaaatcTATCATGATCTAACAGATAAATGTCATCAAGTTCCTTTTTCAGAAATGTGCTTTTAGCCCCTTTTTTCTAATCATACATATTATTTTGTTGAGTCCTATGATTTGGGAGTGAATTCCATTCTTGATTAGGATTTTGGTAAAGTAAAACCTCCAGCAGCGAGCCTTCATTAATCACTGTGTGCATCTGTACTAAAGgtggtaaaaaataaatgaagtctTTGTTGTTATGACATTACTAATGACAACCACCAATGAACACAGCAATCGATTTTTCACTTATAACCAAGAGAGACATTCATGCATTTTAGTAAAATTTGTTCTCAACCCACAAGAAACACAGGTGTTGCTTTATTCTAGACCAGTGTCAATTTTCTCATATTACCTAATGAAGTTTTAGATGAGACTGTTGGGCAATAATCCAGGTGAGACAAAACCAAAGCTTGAATTACTTGTTTGACAGTTGTTGTGTAAGTATTTTCCATCTCTTAATTAAGAGACAAATGTTTCCTATTTCAGTTAGCACGCTCTGCGTTTGTTCCATAATCACTTACTTTCTATGGTAACTCCCAAACCTTGACTTCTTCTATCTgctttattaacattttatgaTCTCTGTCAAATCTGAAATCCTGGATGGGATTGTGTGTTCTgtcatgtgtgtgaatgtctgtctgtttgcataCATGCATAGAAAAGTTTGGTCTCCTCATGggggaactgttgggtctctgtacaTCAAGGAGTATGGTCTCGACCTGTTCTACATGAGAAGTGTCATGAAACAACTTTTGTTGTGCTTTGgccctaaataaataaaaagttaatCAGATTGTCTCTTGAACTGGAGCTTCTGCAGATTAAGTCCAT
Above is a genomic segment from Chelmon rostratus isolate fCheRos1 chromosome 14, fCheRos1.pri, whole genome shotgun sequence containing:
- the si:dkey-250d21.1 gene encoding uncharacterized protein si:dkey-250d21.1 — encoded protein: MTDCCAAANCDYQRGESENSTPLFSFPLDPERCKQWLNNCCRQDLASEPPEQLHVLYRLCAKHFEPSMISHQSASSCVLREDAVPTIFDFTMSTNNQSACNRKRARDPSEEEPTSVKKTKENTITTEEVPEGMREVSGENSATPELQKDNQTQEDIASSKAKETLKVYFKEILALTGFSINGANTDEPIGGTRGQQALNRICVEKIDKKEIFQFSEDLMREEIQNSLRLARFFSILLQDVTNIEGKEQIPVFIRSVTVDGFPQKHLIGFLPCDMDAENLFYMLLSELRNKWGLRMEHCRGLTYLVTGSICQKMRDLTCRILQEFPQVVLSPSDPYAFNIWIIRCMPVPSIQNVADTVEEVALLLRRTPELCKRLEGNIQMTYGHVKGEADRIKAAVSENWEYGTDAFQTMLDILEPFLNCINEMISKVDEDTAEQMAKLKPVLKNFNFIITLVVLKNTLCCVSILNSSLRGIISISSTLQYTISNALKLVSKYQQELAIFHRKWFSDAVGRAKKLGVEVTKPELDQGNTTETPLDDFYRETLSRPILQYLVAEVKRVFSTEMVRILRWLSLVPSYMADHNFSIRRDKVADANLNNLARPDTFYEELGSWEVKWRHASKRRILPTTVFATLKIPDIGFYPNVQSLLRVLGTVPCVNAEADVYGQYHMVLERCHSYLRATPVDQRQCRMAYVYVNQDVHFNVEQMVDSYVQKHPDILQLLQIDDDTKEKPPQVASHGNHAEKDTEEELQLINLEMDAERLVEMKCAETDREALKSALQAAVTAAYSSQSKQHSDTSAQDGEVEYVTKSEMKEVLTVCENAVREGILMEVGSSFFSLFIDCVVKLGEKDYLPLFLRFVDSFDVMRLELMGFLEADLDCDAMVQRLLEIVTVEWRLDLNNCRGQAYLGSGDVSYKLKAFACKVQEKHPLAISTHCSSYSFNTWWSKSIPVPAIKRALDTFEEVLMFFGSSATLQKQLDHVIAFGLRESYEKVQEFQGKFCAFWQEKHDSYEAFVQMLEPLVECLEKIKNNPQRWKAILSEQAGALLRKVMEFDFIIAMVVLKNASSFTRELSAGLQKDHFSAASQLCQISGIVATLNRVKTNMKVFHQNWFDEACAMAQSLRVQIEVPENSLPRDGMIKPVGFYKDGLSVPLVDNLINAVKDHFSEDHKEALNFLSLVPCSVTVSYMFESLKSKPPLYSSDLPDADNFFTELCCWRVTWKTKVASVTIPSSIFHTLRLPLMQYFGNINALLRIMSVLPSTALEDCGVVMRHKKFQEYLRNTNPKDRSACLALLQVGTDFSRDLDHMVTQCLKVTPQALEGICLDKESKSFIRNSENNMDVDCDKEEAEEPNIQQSPDKTEDQDMKPADENGHSGDNRQSMATVFRQAALLGKKNSSLSDLGEEDRECFIQELSLCHWFGSQSKCTPCVGDDEMVNLLINGIRDVILKEIQESPFFSLITDKPVKIADKTHLPVFVRYVGESAPKVELMGFLPFDESCHVDAQANNLAKILTEDWGLPMSQCRGQAFMHLGSGFQSVKKMSLDFLQNYPLSVVTPSESCGLAHWLARSVPCPSVVKMLDITEDLLLFFDESPCLEEQLAQAVDGLLSMPREALEEIPETCCSRWKKREDFFDILADTLEGILSCLDTVSSSAIGSKSMHAQVLSTALRNMDFIVTLVILKNACAPLRNCSTVFRCGNPADILCEVEKIPSIIETLIKMLENVSTVHSTWFEQAFQLATKVAPEQVCFSEEADSYESPEIYYRENLSVPLLRSLIDEMKYSFSDSHLKALSVLSLLPSCNPILSESTDKPFSLYLTDLPEPEAAEQEINAWASVWREKYQDVAPPTSIAETLAHPESKNHPTVTLLLRLVAVLPSVSMECDLMKTTLNSMRDLLKNTVCKGSRMDYVMLLSHCTTLQRLPEVIEKCMEVDPESSPCLSQVMGTLQRLKLDSGGIKEKPATPTESYDSIVAEKPTDGEVKLADNAVMLEVVQGPRKAVSFYEPQLREQILKELWDSQFFTIITEQAVEIDGELYVPLCIRYLNKEDIQCEETLAFIPFGEDPVVLADAIETALSEKWGLNMEYCRGQALLSVGKVGAQMRAVSLAIAKKYPQAVRSVSSALSLNVWLARSSPSEEAADGAVLIGKILHWLTEDAEHQNKLEDMIIHVFQHDEGKGNELRDKLIKNWEKSHDMHEVMVEILEAVMLCLNELKGEGSTANQQQASQFFDAIRNFEFILSTVVQKNMLSVTKKLSQSLQGKPLDMLLAVNNLTDLKASLSKLKSDIDTHHKAWFEEAVALASKLHVTMLHSVLLEPLSEFYKESVSMKVVEHSIAEMDDLFAEKVLDTLRCLEIVPYAMSKVETSILSGLVFRLYKEDLPDQGSLHSEMKLWKEKWLDPLAGYLPTTVLDTLKTSQIRSFGNIETLLRLQVILPFSRRESNFRQGKRSLQEFMQQEKRSLTELHLL